Proteins encoded in a region of the Mycoplasma mobile 163K genome:
- a CDS encoding ABC transporter permease, producing the protein MFNWIKASKISFVSIVILLMYIPLFFLLIFSFNATSRRGVISFDIWNGLSFQAYVDLFSQDVLLAFANSAIIAFFTIIITTILSLLTVFGLWKQKNKAIKLYTDGTNNIPIINADIITAIGIAILLTSMFGTLVANDEGIFRAIISHVVMTFPYSILIMYPRSEKFNETLFKASYDLGYGKIRTWFKTYFRYMLLPIIFSIIITTVFSFDDFILARISSNVQTVGVQLFAGQFQPWALALGSLLLIAVIIGNIIYVLFKISQAKKAKKTTSQLIKLNATDPMLKKLFGIKKVKSKFFNLHLNKTKFKGE; encoded by the coding sequence ATGTTTAATTGAATCAAAGCAAGCAAAATATCTTTTGTATCAATTGTCATTTTGCTAATGTATATTCCATTATTTTTCTTATTAATTTTTTCTTTTAACGCAACCTCGAGAAGAGGTGTAATAAGTTTTGACATTTGAAATGGACTTTCTTTTCAGGCTTATGTTGATTTATTTAGTCAAGATGTATTGTTAGCTTTTGCAAATTCTGCAATAATTGCATTTTTTACAATAATTATTACAACCATATTATCCTTATTAACTGTTTTTGGTTTGTGAAAGCAAAAAAACAAGGCAATTAAGTTATATACAGATGGAACAAATAATATTCCTATTATTAATGCTGATATTATTACTGCTATTGGTATTGCTATTTTATTAACATCAATGTTTGGAACCTTAGTTGCTAATGATGAAGGAATTTTTAGAGCAATTATTTCACATGTAGTTATGACATTCCCTTATTCTATTTTAATCATGTATCCAAGAAGCGAAAAATTTAATGAAACTTTATTTAAAGCAAGTTATGATTTAGGTTATGGGAAAATAAGAACTTGATTCAAAACTTATTTTAGATACATGCTTTTACCTATAATTTTTTCAATTATTATTACAACTGTTTTTTCTTTTGATGATTTTATATTGGCAAGAATTTCAAGTAATGTTCAAACAGTTGGAGTTCAATTATTTGCAGGTCAATTCCAGCCATGAGCTCTAGCATTAGGTTCTTTATTGCTAATTGCAGTAATAATAGGAAACATAATTTATGTTTTATTTAAAATAAGTCAAGCTAAAAAGGCTAAAAAAACAACTTCACAATTAATAAAATTAAATGCAACAGATCCAATGTTGAAAAAATTATTTGGAATTAAAAAAGTTAAATCTAAATTTTTTAATTTACATTTAAATAAAACAAAATTTAAAGGAGAATAA
- a CDS encoding ABC transporter ATP-binding protein: MNSISSNKSNNSKPPRVSASKISKLNPKNLPIIELKSITKEYGDKTILNNINLSIKDEEFITILGPSGSGKTTILSLIGGFEYPNRGEIKFFGKDIKDLPPHKRPSSTIFQDYALFPHLSVEGNIKYGLKLKRVPLTDVKELQLKTFENKVNIWKKTADEKMLQLDKIQEDYRQKLQSSELTEKQRSKFQKWIDDSDFHYSYWENYVDLKKESYSNKYLSRKLTNKEMDDIVKEMLELVSLEGHAKSAIQNLSGGQKQRVALARSLAIEPNILLLDEPLSALDAKIRQQMQRLLSNIQKELKLTFIFVTHDQKEAIELSDRIIIVRDGKIEQFDTPKNIYDFPKNKWVANFIGYSNLFEAKYLEKNKVSFLGKTFDTVHTNFENNTIVDALIRPEDIIVSDKEGLIKGKVKEWVYKGSYYITEILVENVLFIVESTKFYDIDQDVYLSWELDSVHLMEKMEGVSDNAKDTEKI, encoded by the coding sequence ATGAATTCCATCTCAAGTAACAAATCAAATAATTCGAAGCCCCCGAGGGTCTCGGCTTCAAAAATTAGTAAATTAAACCCAAAAAATTTGCCAATAATTGAATTAAAATCAATCACTAAAGAATATGGTGATAAAACAATTTTAAACAATATTAATCTTTCAATCAAAGATGAAGAATTCATAACTATTTTAGGACCTTCTGGTTCAGGGAAAACAACAATTTTATCTTTAATTGGTGGTTTTGAATATCCAAATCGTGGAGAAATAAAATTTTTTGGTAAAGATATTAAAGATTTACCACCTCACAAAAGACCAAGTTCAACAATCTTTCAAGATTATGCTTTATTTCCACATTTAAGTGTTGAAGGAAATATTAAATATGGACTTAAACTTAAAAGAGTACCTTTAACAGATGTTAAAGAATTACAATTAAAAACATTTGAAAATAAAGTTAACATTTGAAAAAAAACAGCAGATGAAAAAATGTTGCAACTTGATAAAATTCAAGAAGATTATCGTCAAAAGCTACAAAGTTCTGAATTAACTGAAAAACAAAGATCAAAATTTCAAAAATGAATTGATGATAGTGATTTCCACTATTCATATTGAGAAAACTATGTAGATTTAAAAAAAGAAAGTTATTCAAATAAATATTTAAGTAGAAAATTAACAAATAAAGAAATGGATGATATTGTTAAAGAAATGCTTGAACTTGTTAGTTTAGAAGGTCATGCCAAAAGTGCTATTCAAAACTTGTCTGGTGGACAAAAGCAAAGAGTTGCTTTAGCAAGAAGTTTAGCTATTGAACCAAATATTTTGCTTTTAGATGAACCACTTAGTGCTCTTGATGCAAAAATTAGACAACAAATGCAAAGGCTTTTAAGTAATATTCAAAAAGAATTGAAACTAACATTTATTTTTGTTACGCATGATCAAAAAGAAGCAATCGAATTAAGTGATAGAATTATTATTGTTAGAGATGGAAAAATTGAACAATTTGATACTCCTAAAAATATTTATGATTTTCCAAAAAATAAATGAGTAGCCAATTTTATTGGGTATTCTAATTTATTTGAAGCAAAATATTTAGAAAAAAATAAAGTAAGTTTTTTAGGAAAAACTTTTGATACAGTTCATACAAATTTTGAAAATAACACAATAGTAGATGCTTTAATTAGACCTGAAGATATTATTGTTTCTGATAAAGAAGGTTTAATTAAAGGTAAAGTTAAAGAATGAGTGTATAAAGGATCATATTATATAACTGAAATTCTTGTTGAAAATGTTCTTTTTATTGTTGAAAGTACAAAATTTTATGACATTGATCAAGATGTTTATTTAAGCTGAGAATTAGATTCAGTTCATCTAATGGAAAAAATGGAAGGAGTAAGTGATAATGCAAAAGATACTGAAAAAATTTAA
- a CDS encoding ABC transporter permease, giving the protein MQKILKKFNINTRSSLLIPYFIYSVIFIITPLIFIAVLAFTPVFEDGQRFNNFGTIQQGRFWIIMLRSVYLGVLAAVFSLFIAMPFVYIVARSQNKIFKTIAMSLILSPFFIFSLVKVLAIRGLFSAMFDVNSLNNDAFLLLGLIYLYLPFMIIPIYSIFRDMPKNILNASTDLGFSGIKTFFKVVIPYSIKAILSGVGIVFLLAATSIAVSEKLLPVPGQNQLVGNEINNLANPANPFDIALASNVVLVTLIVMSIIYFLIYLLPILIMKWKGMKNV; this is encoded by the coding sequence ATGCAAAAGATACTGAAAAAATTTAATATTAATACAAGATCATCTCTTTTAATACCTTATTTTATATATTCAGTAATTTTCATTATTACACCATTAATTTTTATAGCTGTTTTAGCTTTTACTCCTGTTTTTGAAGATGGGCAGCGTTTTAATAATTTTGGAACTATCCAACAGGGAAGATTTTGAATTATTATGCTTAGATCTGTCTATTTAGGAGTACTTGCTGCTGTTTTTTCTTTATTCATTGCTATGCCTTTTGTTTATATTGTGGCAAGAAGTCAAAATAAAATTTTCAAAACAATCGCAATGAGTTTAATCTTAAGTCCATTTTTTATTTTTTCTTTAGTTAAAGTTTTAGCAATAAGAGGACTTTTTAGTGCTATGTTTGATGTAAATTCTTTAAACAATGATGCTTTTTTACTTTTAGGGCTTATTTATTTATATTTACCTTTTATGATTATTCCTATTTATAGTATTTTTAGAGATATGCCTAAAAATATTTTAAATGCAAGTACAGATCTAGGATTTAGTGGAATTAAAACTTTTTTTAAAGTTGTAATTCCTTATTCCATAAAAGCTATTTTAAGTGGAGTAGGAATTGTATTTCTTTTAGCGGCTACTTCAATTGCTGTAAGTGAAAAACTTTTACCAGTTCCTGGTCAAAATCAACTTGTAGGAAATGAAATTAATAATCTTGCTAATCCAGCAAATCCTTTTGATATTGCTTTGGCTTCCAATGTTGTTTTAGTAACACTAATTGTTATGTCAATTATTTATTTCTTAATTTATCTATTGCCTATTTTAATTATGAAATGAAAAGGAATGAAAAATGTTTAA